Proteins found in one Polyodon spathula isolate WHYD16114869_AA chromosome 42, ASM1765450v1, whole genome shotgun sequence genomic segment:
- the LOC121305343 gene encoding serine/arginine repetitive matrix protein 2-like isoform X2, with product MYNGIGLVTPRGSGTNGYVQRNLSTVRPRRGREDVRTDEELDRLESSLTRAPNPEILEHERKRGLELKCVQLQDMMEEQGYSVEEIDEKVATFRLMLQEKEEPLLKEAVPSERPTVTETHQLAAANQLKNERLRAAFGIRDDYEDGSSFHPERRARERERREQEERSKKDYIIIPEESEGSASPSPRSRNKKKKAAKERSSDSESASPRRSKKKSKKKKQRSRSEQKLPTRRSRSPKHKSKLKGKEKRHRTCSRSPPPQRRGHKGSSSSSSSPSSRGSQSKSPVTLRDAQASQPTRRGERGRGRSPARSATPPRGRKGQGHKHSSGERSGSREKSPGRPVTDRGNKGGPRENPKNRSGSPAERRGGRGNALRGERDSPKRRQGGSSQDRGDRGSPKHRRSPSKQRNRETTGERGREGGGALTRHRWNSPERESRAERGERGSPRNRRETPEREADPRAERRDRRGGDRGTPEREADPRTESRGGDRGTPEREADPTTERRDRRGGDRGTLEREADPRTERRGGDRGTPEREADPTTERRDRRGGDRGTLEREADPRTERRGGDRGTPEREADPTTERRDRRGGDRGTLEREADPRTERRGGDRGTPEREADPTTERRDRRGGDRGTLEREADPRTERRGGDRGTPEREADPRTERRGGGERDSPDRARKAGRQERIRDSDHGDRSKQRLPRCRSSSSSSSSSSSSSSSSSPSPKANGRDRRRGEADKGKRGGEQDVEEAAASDATAAEVTTTSIATASREEDSINDVTRNNRSRGAESLAREERDKRTIDFPPLKEKSGSGLSPEISTASRAESSKTAACQDREMDERGGGGGDKEEPSSSTPAARSGDRDVRQGSGSDTQASGIGNGSSREKQRIGGSESGKPGSEPARLDLATARNSGEKPGVEEERRRVETATERKEEKNKGKKPRKDSSSSTSSSSGSSDSGTSSSSGSSSSSSSSSGDEDSSSSSTDSSDSSSTSESESDDQKVKKSKLKNSSAIAATVEEPGDKSHKRRCSGKEDEDRELGAAAKSGRTDAKPVEVKEMAGAECRRGKQLPSEEEMEVDSSRSRSGPKRDAGAAAASPVFPRREESGRNRDSPSPGRERDHSPEVRSSRRKEEDGNEVSGKSRFRERTTTATPPRKQRRSPSFERTGKEVRPDSGTLDKRSSDIPTEEKGVASCGPEERSPPIPVPPSRSRQSDFSRSPETTSSTREEKPDERHSPLSARRSRSPGREDSGVSKSSKMLHSKTLASRLAAKPSERYSPSGTHTDSDSSSPSPERGIQSKAPVWSPAVSKAAPPVGACSRQPSQSTAVSRGQRSESPLGRSSQTPPPRSGRWDNKVSVPFQGKKSSVGQLYSPTGTDSSDSESPVRQKSGSPPTKSQPPVAAAATKTGDRLASRESQDSQSPVRRSSQTPPHPPLSSGKWTKVFSPPSQGKKPNVEELRSPTGRDCDPDPLVRDPKLSRWDKEEGEEQEVVESLSKAKAGSSSPSAGGRRELYSPTAGHSSDSSPSLSPAKERSHSGSRRESSILHMASTAAAPLSSKDRSPADRRKRSQSRERRTSRSPHPPSSKDRRSADRRKRSQSRERRTSRSPHPPSSKDRCSADRRKRSQSRERRTSRSPLPPSSKDRRSADRRKRSQSRERRTSRSPLPPSSKDRRSADRRKRSQSRERRTSRSPPTPRRPKTGDRPGKDGSSPQQQPAIRRERSPASEKPRGYSSPPQKRRGTERRGSDSSSSSPHREGPRSPPMQYRRSNPSAIRRERSPARARGSSLGSRGQKRSHSREKDRKRGGERPSPRPHDRYPHSTGRRGGGRYQSPKRTRNRSRSVSPYSSRRGSPVIRRERSSRGERSRRRESPVAASRTSGRRRSSSRSRRQGSPRARRSPANRYRASSPPSRRRSRSRTRSGARSRRSADRRTPPPPARVQKSGTGRVPERKPRTPRSSSSSSSSSSSSSSSSSSSSSSSSSPSPKRRAGDPPRGSVSPGVAAGRGTKEGKGNKSSSRSPSPPGKVQGSSGSPIRSNDNSSTNAAHWKRSSSRSKSRTPPDTTDASAAFPGAGPQRGSRSRSRSLEQRQSIPVLQSKDNCRSDSGSGAPAAALGTRRGSGSRSPAKGRSRSRSVSEAAQPVKRQSASRSPRSPTKSPSSSGSRSRAHSRTGTSENSGEPPVKRGRVELAVELEGSQLKEPGKGEADRKRQGRSSSSSSSSSSSSSSSDDSESEGSKKVSSQSQGGVSEPKEAGSKSSSSSSPDSSSSSSSSDSSSSSSSDSETPADTPAGEDGKRPRKPADSLRDSRSLSYSPPTDGRRYAPATPTLRGQRSPSHSPRRKRRKDSPKPRRRSP from the exons aaTTATCCCAGAGGAATCGGAAGGCTCGGCCTCTCCTTCGCCCCGCAGTCGCAACAAGAAGAAAAAGGCGGCGAAAGAGAg gAGTTCAGACAGCGAGTCTGCGTCGCCACGGCGATCGAAGAAGAaatcaaagaaaaagaaacagag GTCCAGATCTGAGCAAAAGCTTCCAACTCGAAG GTCTCGTAGCCCGAAGCACAAAAGCAAATTGAAGGGAAAAGAGAAGAGACACCG aaCCTGCAGCCGGTCTCCGCCCCCACAGAGACGCGGTCATAAAGGAagttcctcctcttcctcctccccttcctctcgAGGCAGTCAAAG CAAGTCCCCCGTCACCCTTAGAGACGCACAAGCCTCTCAGCCaaccaggagaggagagaggggaagggGGCGGTCCCCGGCGCGGTCAGCCACGCCCCCGAGAGGCAGGAAGGGGCAGGGCCACAAACACAGCAGTGGTGAGCGTTCTGGGAGCAGAGAG aaatcccCAGGCCGTCCCGTCACAGACAGAGGCAACAAAGGGGGTCCCAGAGAGAACCCCAAAAACAGATCTGGGTCCCCAGCTGAGAGAAGAGGAGGCAGAGGAAATGCCCTCAGGGGAGAGAGAGACTCCCCTAAACGCAGACAGGGGGGGTCATCCCAGGACAGGGGAGACAGGGGCTCCCCCAAACACAGGCGCAGCCCCTCGAAACAACGCAACCGGGAGACcacaggagagagagggagggaggggggcggTGCTTTGACCAGACACAGATGGAACAGCCCCGAGAGAGAAtcgagagcagagagaggagaaagggggTCCCCTAGGAACAGGAGGGAGACCCCAGAAAGAGAGGCAGACCCCAGAGctgagaggagagacaggagaggaggtgATAGAGGGACCCCAGAAAGAGAGGCAGACCCCAGAACTGAGAGCAGAGGAGGCGATAGGGGGACCCCGGAGAGAGAGGCTGACCCTACaacagagaggagagacaggagaggaggcgATAGAGGGACCCTGGAGAGAGAGGCGGACCCCAGaactgagaggagaggaggcgATAGGGGGACCCCAGAGAGAGAGGCTGACCCTACAactgagaggagagacaggagaggaggcgATAGAGGGACCCTGGAGAGAGAGGCGGACCCCAGaactgagaggagaggaggtgaTAGGGGGACCCCAGAGAGAGAGGCTGACCCTACAactgagaggagagacaggagaggaggcgATAGAGGGACCCTGGAGAGAGAGGCGGACCCCAGaactgagaggagaggaggcgATAGGGGGACCCCAGAGAGAGAGGCTGACCCTACAactgagaggagagacaggagaggaggcgATAGAGGGACCCTGGAGAGAGAGGCGGACCCCAGaactgagaggagaggaggcgATAGGGGGACCCCAGAAAGAGAGGCAGACCCCAGaactgagaggagaggagggggggagagggatTCCCCTGACAGAGCCCGGAAGGCGGGGAGACAGGAACGGATACGTGACTCCGATCACGGAGATCGATCGAAGCAGAGGTTGCCCCGCTGTCGTTCTTCATCGTCCTCCTCTTCttcatcctcttcctcctcctcctcctcctctccctcccccaaaGCCAACGGGAGAGACcggaggagaggagaggcagaTAAAGGGAAGAGGGGAGGCGAGCAGGATGTAGAAGAGGCTGCTGCTTCTGATGCAACTGCAGCTGAAGTAACTACAACAAGTATAGCTACTGCTAGTAGGGAGGAAGATAGTATTAATGATGTTACCAGAAATAACAGGAGCAGAGGAGCTGAAAGTCTGGCTCGCGAAGAACGGGACAAAAGGACGATTGACTTTCCGCCTTTAAAGGAGAAGTCGGGGTCAGGCTTGAGCCCCGAAATCTCCACAGCCTCTCGCGCAGAATCGTCCAAGACCGCCGCGTGTCAAGACAGAGAGATGgatgagagaggaggaggaggaggggataAGGAAGAACCGTCAAGTTCAACCCCGGCCGCGAGAAGCGGCGATCGGGACGTCCGCCAGGGCAGTGGCAGCGACACGCAGGCGTCGGGGATCGGAAACGGGAGCAGCCGGGAGAAGCAGAGGATCGGCGGCTCGGAATCCGGGAAGCCGGGATCGGAGCCGGCCCGGCTGGATCTCGCGACGGCGAGAAATTCCGGGGAAAAGCCGGGAGTCGAGGAGGAGCGTCGAAGGGTGGAAACGGCGACCGAGAGAAAGGAAGAGAAAAATAAAGGGAAAAAACCAAGAAAGGATAGCAGTTCCTCCACCAGCTCCAGTTCTGGTTCCAGTGATTCTGGTACCAGCTCTTCTAGTgggtccagcagcagcagcagcagcagcagcggcgaTGAagacagtagcagcagcagcacagactCGTCTGATTCTTCTTCCACTTCTGAGTCGGAGTCCGACGACCAGAAGGTCAAAAAGTCCAAACTGAAAAACAGCTCTGCGATTGCTGCCACCGTAGAGGAACCAGGGGACAAATCTCATAAACGGCGGTGCAGTGGAAAGGAGGACGAGGACAGGGAACTTGGTGCGGCAGCAAAGTCTGGGAGGACCGACGCAAAGCCGGTGGAGGTGAAGGAGATGGCTGGAGCGGAGTGTCGAAGGGGAAAGCAGCTGCCTTCAGAAGAGGAGATGGAAGTCGATTCCTCGCGGTCGAGATCCGGGCCGAAGAGGGACGCTGGCGCCGCTGCTGCTTCTCCGGTTTTTCCGAGGCGCGAAGAATCCGGGAGGAACAGGGATTCTCCGTCTCCGGGAAGAGAGAGGGATCATTCGCCAGAGGTAAGGAGCAGCAGGAGGAAGGAAGAAGATGGTAATGAGGTGTCTGGGAAATCCAGGTTCAGAGAGAGGACGACGACGGcaactcctcccaggaaacagagACGCTCTCCGTCTTTTGAAAGGACAGGGAAGGAAGTGAGACCAGACTCCGGGACTCTGGATAAGAGATCTTCCGACATCCCGACGGAGGAGAAGGGAGTAGCTTCGTGCGGACCTGAAGAAAGATCCCCTCCCATTCCCGTTCCTCCTTCTCGCAGCCGGCAAAGTGACTTCTCTCGGTCTCCCGAGACGACTTCTTCCACCAGGGAGGAGAAACCCGACGAGAGGCATTCCCCTTTGTCTGCGAGGAGGAGTCGATCACCAGGCAGAGAGGATAGCGGGGTCTCGAAGTCTTCCAAGATGCTGCACAGCAAGACCCTGGCTTCGAGGCTCGCCGCCAAACCCAGCGAGAGATATTCCCCGAGCGGGACGCACACAGACAGCGACTCCTCGTCGCCTTCCCCAGAGAGGGGAATCCAATCGAAGGCCCCGGTTTGGTCGCCCGCTGTCTCCAAAGCCGCCCCTCCTGTTGGCGCGTGTTCGAGGCAGCCCTCCCAGTCCACTGCGGTCAGCCGTGGCCAGCGTTCTGAATCTCCACTCGGGAGGAGCAGCCAAACTCCTCCCCCCAGATCAGGCAGGTGGGACAACAAAGTGTCCGTGCCTTTCCAGGGTAAAAAGTCGTCGGTCGGGCAGCTGTATTCTCCAACTGGGACCGACAGTTCTGACTCTGAATCGCCGGTCAGACAGAAGAGCGGGTCGCCTCCCACGAAGTCGCAACCCCCTGTCGCCGCGGCAGCGACCAAAACGGGGGATCGTCTGGCTTCCAGGGAGAGCCAGGATTCCCAATCTCCAGTCAGGAGAAGTAGCCAaactcctcctcatcctcctcttaGCTCAGGCAAGTGGACGAAAGTGTTCTCTCCTCCTTCCCAGGGTAAGAAGCCCAACGTCGAGGAGTTGCGTTCTCCGACCGGGAGAGACTGCGATCCCGATCCATTGGTGAGGGATCCCAAATTGAGCAGGTGGGAtaaagaggagggggaggagcagGAAGTAGTGGAATCTCTCTCCAAAGCAAAAGCTGGAAGCTCTTCTCCGTCAGCAGGAGGACGAAGGGAGTTGTACTCCCCGACCGCCGGTCACAGCAGCGACTCCTCTCCATCCCTTTCCCCGGCGAAAGAACGGAGTCACTCTGGCTCTAGAAGGGAAAGCTCGATTCTCCATATGGCTTCCACCGCTGCTGCTCCTCTTTCCTCCAAGGACAGGAGCCCCGCAGACCGGAGAAAGAGGTCCCAGTCCAGGGAGAGGAGAACCAGCAGGTCTCCCCATCCTCCTTCCTCCAAGGACAGGCGCTCCGCAGACCGGAGAAAGAGGTCCCAGTCCAGGGAGAGGAGAACCAGCAGGTCTCCCCATCCTCCTTCCTCCAAGGACAGGTGCTCCGCAGACCGGAGAAAGAGGTCCCAGTCCAGGGAGAGGAGAACCAGCAGGTCTCCCCTTCCTCCTTCCTCCAAGGACAGGCGCTCCGCAGACCGGAGAAAGAGGTCCCAGTCCAGGGAGAGGAGAACCAGCAGGTCTCCCCTTCCTCCTTCCTCCAAGGACAGGCGCTCCGCAGACCGGAGAAAGAGGTCCCAGTCCAGGGAGAGGAGAACCAGCAG GTCTCCCCCCACACCTCGCCGTCCCAAAACTGGAGACCGTCCCGGCAAAGACGGTTCGTCCCCCCAGCAGCAGCCCGCTATAAGAAGAGAAAGGTCTCCCGCTTCTGAGAAACCCAGGGGTTATTCCTCACCTCCCCAAAAGAGAAGGGGCACAGAGAGACGAGGGTCCgattcctcctcctcttcccctCATAGAGAGGGGCCCAGATCGCCCCCGATGCAGTACAGGCGCTCCAATCCCTCAGCCATTCGAAGGGAGAGGTCCCCAGCCAGGGCTAGAGGTTCTTCGCTGGGCAGCAGGGGGCAGAAGCGATCCCATTCGAGGGAGAAGGATCGGAAAAGGGGAGGAGAAAGGCCGTCTCCCAGACCACACGATAG GTACCCCCACTCCActgggaggagaggggggggcaGGTACCAATCCCCAAAAAGGACCCGAAACCGTTCTAGGTCCGTCTCTCCTTACTCGAGCAGAAGGGGCTCGCCCGTTATCAGAAGGGAGAGGAGCAGCcgaggggagaggagcaggaggagagagTCGCCAGTCGCAGCTTCTAGAACCTCTGGGCGGCGCCGATCCAGTTCGAGATCGAGGAGACAGGGTTCCCCCCGGGCCAGGAGGAGTCCGGCCAACAG GTACCGcgcctcctcccctccctctcggAGACGCTCCCGCTCTAGAACACGTTCCGGAGCGCGGAGTCGGCGCTCTGCCGATCGGAGGACGCCCCCTCCACCTGCCCGGGTCCAGAAAAGCGGAACTGGACGGGTTCCGGAGCGGAAACCCAGAACCCCTCGCTCCTCCAGTTcctccagctcctcttcctcGTCTTCGTCTTCGTCCTCCTCGTCCTCTTCTTCGtcctcctcttctccctcccCCAAgcgcagggctggagaccccccTAGGGGTTCTGTGTCGCCCGGGGTGGCAGCTGGCAGGGGGACTAAAGAGGGAAAAGGCAACAAGTCAAGTTCTAGATCTCCCAGTCCTCCAGGGAAAGTCCAAGGAAGTTCTGGGTCACCAATCAGGAGCAACGACAACAGCAGCACCAATGCAGCGCACTGGAAAAGGAGTAGTTCTAGATCTAAATCTAGAACGCCACCTGATACTACTGATGCTAGTGCGGCGTTCCCCGGGGCTGGGCCGCAGAGAGGGAGCCGATCGCGTTCCAGATCTCTGGAGCAGAGGCAGTCGATCCCAGTGCTTCAAAGCAAGGACAACTGTCGGAGTGATTCTGGTTCTGGAGCCCCTGCGGCAGCCCTCGGCACCAGGAGGGGGTCAGGTTCTAGGTCCCCGGCGAAGGGGCGGTCGCGTTCTAGGTCGGTCAGCGAAGCCGCTCAGCCGGTAAAGAGGCAGTCCGCTTCCAGATCGCCCAGGAGCCCTACGAAGAGCCCGTCAAGTTCCGGCTCACGTTCTAGAGCGCATTCTAGAACCGGAACCTCGGAGAACTCCGGAGAGCCGCCGGTTAAGAGAGGGAGGGTGGAGCTGGCAGTGGAATTGGAGGGCAGCCAGTTGAAGGAGCCGGGGAAGGGAGAGGCTGACAGGAAGAGGCAGGGCCGGTCTtcgtcttcctcctcctcctcctcctcctcctcttcctcgtcGGACGATTCGGAGTCCGAGGGAAGCAAGAAAGtcag ttcACAGTCCCAAGGGGGCGTGTCCGAACCCAAGGAGGCGGGGAGTAagagctcctcctcttcctccccagactcctcctcttcctcctcgtcttcagactcctcctcctcctcctcttcagacAGCGAGACTCCAGCAGACACGCCTGCAGGAGAAGATGGGAAACG CCCCAGAAAGCCCGCTGATTCGCTGAGAGACTCTCGATCGCTCAGCTACTCCCCGCCCACCGACGGGAGAAGATACGCCCCTGCCACGCCCACACTCAG gGGTCAGAGGTCACCCAGCCACTCCCCTCGAAGGAAGAGGAGAAAGGACTCCCCAAAACCACGACGCAG GTCGCCTTGA